The Humulus lupulus chromosome 3, drHumLupu1.1, whole genome shotgun sequence genome window below encodes:
- the LOC133822928 gene encoding rhamnogalacturonan I rhamnosyltransferase 1 has translation MEVRSDGIPVRCDKIPAPVIPRTRLQVWFIRVCSSILLWTCLVQLVAVGELWHPHFFTNITNRISQIAMVPRAIQSPPPLLPARKYKSNGFLRVSCNGGLNQMRAAICDMVTVARLLNLTLVVPELDKTSFWADPSNFEDIFDVRHFIDSLRDEVRIVRRLPKRFNRKHGHKPLQMPPVSWSNETYYLQQILPLFKKHRVLHFNKTDARLANNWIALDLQKLRCRVNFQALKFTPQIETLGYKLVRILQENGPFVALHLRYEMDMLAFSGCTRGCSEKEAEELKQMRYAYIWWRDKEIDSELRRSQGLCPLTPEEASRVLQALGFDRDTQIYIAAGEIYGSERRLAGLRAAFPQIIKKEMLLAPEELQQFQNHSSQMAALDFMVSVASNTFIPTYDGNMAKLVEGHRRFLGFKRTVLLDRRKLVELLDMQQNGTLSLNEFAVAVQSAHEKRMGQPSQRRVIADKPKEEDYFYANPQECLCERTSCDDLLSPDNSTAIG, from the exons ATGGAGGTTAGATCTGACGGCATTCCGGTTCGGTGCGATAAGATTCCGGCTCCGGTGATTCCCAGGACCCGTTTACAGGTCTGGTTCATTCGTGTCTGCTCCAGCATTTTGCTATGGACGTGTTTGGTTCAGCTCGTGGCCGTTGGGGAGCTATGGCATCCACATTTTTTTACCAATATAACGAATCGGATATCTCAGATTGCCATGGTTCCGCGTGCCATTCAATCACCACCACCTCTTCTTCCAGCAA gaaaatataaaagtaatggTTTTCTCAGGGTGTCCTGTAATGGGGGCTTAAATCAAATGCGTGCAGCG ATCTGTGATATGGTGACGGTTGCTCGGCTTTTGAATCTTACATTGGTTGTACCAGAGCTTGATAAGACATCTTTCTGGGCTGATCCTAG taATTTTGAAGATATATTTGATGTGAGGCATTTCATTGATTCACTGAGAGATGAAGTTCGTATTGTCAGAAGACTGCCTAAGAGGTTTAATAGGAAACACGGTCACAAACCCCTTCAAATGCCTCCTGTTAGTTGGTCAAACGAAACCTACTATTTGCAACAG ATTCTGCCACTCTTCAAGAAGCATAGGGTGTTGCATTTCAACAAGACAGATGCACGTTTGGCAAACAATTGGATTGCTCTTGATCTTCAGAAACTTAGGTGTCGTGTTAATTTCCAGGCTCTAAAATTCACTCCCCAGATTGAGACGTTGGGATACAAATTGGTTCGGATACTTCAGGAAAATGGGCCCTTTGTGGCTTTGCATTTAAGATATGAAATGGACATGTTGGCTTTCTCAGGCTGTACTCGTGGTTGTTCAGAGAAAGAAGCTGAAGAGCTCAAACAAATGAG GTATGCATACATCTGGTGGAGAGATAAAGAAATAGATTCTGAATTGAGAAGGTCGCAAGGTTTGTGCCCTCTGACACCAGAGGAGGCATCAAGAGTTTTGCAAGCATTGGGATTTGACAGGGACACACAGATCTATATAGCAGCTGGTGAGATCTATGGTAGTGAACGGAGACTTGCAGGGCTAAGAGCTGCATTTCCACAAATT ATTAAAAAGGAAATGTTGCTTGCCCCTGAGGAGTTGCAACAATTTCAGAATCATTCATCTCAGATGGCTGCTTTAGATTTTATGGTTTCAGTAGCCAGCAACACATTCATTCCAACCTACGATGGGAACATGGCTAAACTTGTTGAAGGTCACCGTAG GTTTCTGGGGTTCAAAAGAACTGTCTTACTAGATCGGAGAAAACTTGTGGAGTTGTTGGATATGCAACAAAATGGGACATTATCATTGAATGAGTTTGCCGTTGCTGTTCAATCGGCACATGAGAAAAGGATGGGACAGCCAAGTCAACGCAGAGTAATTGCAGACAAGCCAAAGGAGGAAGATTATTTTTATGCAAATCCTCAAGAATGCTTGTGTGAGAGAACAAGCTGCGATGACTTGCTCAGCCCTGATAACTCAACTGCAATTGGGTGA
- the LOC133821232 gene encoding uncharacterized protein LOC133821232, with the protein MFDRYTAPAAPSSWKKESKWHRGESSNAPSTKKARTEDLPAAAPSKETTPPPAPLDQQSPLAPAKQNSTPPTPTNQTPQGNQPEDALTSTVVGSTRERIYKLSKHKRSREAIFGTNSMEANQIINRWLNEIASRLLTITAG; encoded by the exons ATGTTCGACCGCTACACCGCACCTGCTGCTCCATCGAGTTGGAAGAAAGAAAGCAAGTGGCATCGCGGGGAAAGCAGCAATGCCCCTTCAACCAAGAAGGCCCGGACTGAGGATCTTCCAGCTGCTGCTCCCTCAAAGGAAACAACGCCACCTCCGGCACCACTCGACCAACAATCTCCTCTTGCACCAGCCAAGCAGAACTCTACCCCTCCAACGCCAACCAACCAGACACCTCAGGGAAATCAACCTGAAGATGCCCTGACCAGCACCGTAGTTGGCTCAACTAGagagaggatatacaaactctcaaagcacaaacgcagccgagaggccattttcggcaccaactccatggaggCCAACCAGATAATAAATCGATggttgaacgagatagccagt AGATTGTTGACTATAACTGCTGGTTGA